Proteins co-encoded in one Cynocephalus volans isolate mCynVol1 chromosome 11, mCynVol1.pri, whole genome shotgun sequence genomic window:
- the C11H3orf49 gene encoding LOW QUALITY PROTEIN: putative uncharacterized protein C3orf49 homolog (The sequence of the model RefSeq protein was modified relative to this genomic sequence to represent the inferred CDS: inserted 1 base in 1 codon; substituted 2 bases at 2 genomic stop codons), with protein sequence MAQAQVYLPECFKVAYGKVGQYQRFQQLKKKNGSFKRKGIERXRRAMSTNLIKQNVLVPKEGSSSDSDMAFHESQQNQKKNVKKVKTAFRRMLSYKYRKKPASASKEGSAKPKXLLSNTQSLFPXIVKELPSPNLFTKPRIRRLPENATIQLGVVEAETEEITRGNTLLQARRTIKWLSMTSLPSGLQKVPYSSKKRQHFPALNKKKHGMETILQKSDLIVGKLQMQVDDLIETVTDKYMNLLAQRNAELQQCECLGDEILQSSKQFQRISKRTTRKYKLKNVCFPCTCCCF encoded by the exons ATGGCCCAGGCTCAGGTGTATCTACCAGAATGTTTTAAAGTTGCCTATGGAAAAGTGGGCCAGTACCAAAGATTCCAgcaactcaaaaagaaaaatggttcaTTTAAAAGAAAGGGGATTGAAAG ataGCGTAGAGCTATGTCTACCaacttaataaaacaaaatgtattggtCCCCAAAGAGGGATCATCCAGTGACAGTGACATGGCATTTCATGAAAGCcagcaaaatcagaaaaaaaatgtgaagaaagtgAAGACTGCTTTTAGGAGGATGCTGTCATACAAGTATAGGAAGAAGCCAGCAAGTGCCAGCAAAGAGGGCTCAGCTAAGCCTA GCCTCCTTTCAAATACACAGAGCCTTTTTCCTTGAATTGTCAAGGAGCTGCCATCTCCCAACTTATTTACCAAACCAAGAATAAGAAGGCTCCCAGAGAAT gCAACTATACAACTTGGTGTTGTAGAAGCAGAGACAGAGGAGATAACCCGAGGAAATACACTCCTCCAGGCCAGGAGAACCATTAAGTGGTTATCTATGACATCTCTTCCTTCAGGATTGCAAAAG GTTCCATATTCatcaaaaaaaagacaacactttccagcacttaataaaaagaaacatggcATGGAAACCATCCTCCAAAAATCAGATTTGATAGTAGGAAAACTTCAAATGCAG GTGGATGACCTCATAGAAACAGTAACTGATAAATACATGAACCTATTGGCCCAAAGAAACGCTGAGCTTCAACAGTGTGAGTGTCTAGGGGACGAAATTCTTCAGTCTTCTAAGCAGTTCCAGAGGATATCCAAGAGAACCACGaggaaatataaattgaaaaatgtGTGTTTCCCGTGCACCTGCTGCTGTTTCTGA